The Lepeophtheirus salmonis unplaced genomic scaffold, UVic_Lsal_1.4 unplaced_contig_4735_pilon, whole genome shotgun sequence genome includes the window AGCATTAGTCTTATCCAAGATTCATTTCTTTATCATATTCAACTCTTTTCAGGTCCTTGCTTTCTTTGTTGTCTCTGCTTTTGCATCTCCTGATGCCAAAGCAGATGCTGAAGCCGATCCTGAACCTTACTACGGCTATGGAGGACTCTATGGATATGGAAGACCATATGCCGCTGCTTATACCAACAGCTACTTTTATACTCCTCGCCCTGTCGGCTATGGAGGACACTCCTATGGATATGGAGGACATTCCCTTGGTTATGGAGGACACTCCCTTGGTTATGGAGGACACTTTCTTGGAAAACGTGATGCTGAAGCTTCTCCTGAAGCTGAGGCTGATCCCGGATATGGTTACTACTCATCCCATCGTGCTTATGGTGGTCACCTTCGTGGGGGATATCATGGTCGTCCTTATGGGCTCGGATATAATTATGGCAGAGGATACGGACATGGATCAGGATATCCTTATCTCAGTGGATACCATTATGGAGGATACTATTATTAAAGAGCTCTTTCTTTTCAGTCATAAAGAGCATCACTTGGAAgaagtattcaaaaaaaatgaatcttgtAGTTTTTTGAtcttatgtaacttttttttttttcatgtcggTTTTGTTAAGCCTTCTGTTTAgttcataaatacatttcataaaaaaaaattattcctttattaCAACATATTTTGTGGTAAACATCTATATACATTTGGAAATGATAATAGAGCAAAGTCTTTGTGAATGCTTGCTTATTTGTGGGTATTCTTTcctaaagtcattttttagtgtattttagGACAGTTTAAATCCTtgttctaagaaaaaaatatgaatcaagGGCTGTTTTTGAAGAAGGAGTATGTCTAGCTAAAGctcatattaaaatagaaaataagtagatgatatgaaataataaatcatgAATGTGACTTGGGATCAGGTTTAGCAATGTGTGTGTGTCGTTAAAGCTCAACCAGGTAGTGGTCTAGAGACGaaagtactccttggctcatcccatcaaattttaaaaaaatctcaagctgttattgttatcttttcattcttgaggagagaacatttaaacGTGTGCGTGTGCAGATGAAAATAGAAAGCAACACA containing:
- the LOC121131346 gene encoding uncharacterized protein produces the protein MKTFFSVLAFFVVSAFASPDAKADAEADPEPYYGYGGLYGYGRPYAAAYTNSYFYTPRPVGYGGHSYGYGGHSLGYGGHSLGYGGHFLGKRDAEASPEAEADPGYGYYSSHRAYGGHLRGGYHGRPYGLGYNYGRGYGHGSGYPYLSGYHYGGYYY